The proteins below are encoded in one region of Lytechinus pictus isolate F3 Inbred chromosome 11, Lp3.0, whole genome shotgun sequence:
- the LOC129270708 gene encoding uncharacterized protein LOC129270708, with product MASAFQSGSSSKCQGIDCRSGDAVATYSIREHQELCEDCVSRKAQDEQGQVLSDWSCDKHRKPIEFVCRSHDIPLCQSCAFLSHQKPCMVHDLEEAVREKRLRLETLLPRVTEKCHELQEKEKRIVKYGSDIDQHFKNLEDEISEALGKESKNIDSCERNEIETLTKNAEEQIRKVEEELRKRVLDRKEGADVKRENICHTKQRLTDNLIKMKERTLCRVQRMKLQVDGIKASVENAQCRLERLVKDDRDLVGQADTFESSLTSILDADINVDTLEYNLKRGQQVYFKLGGDVHESKVLGATQRWELVDSVSIGTNLTKPYFIGAIDDDEMVVSDISCRTLYVTNLKDKTTKKVLERSGDYRKVVSCTSMGKGNILCGNFCKDATGSCFKGASLYSRQWEFIRDVELPKNPETEKTFASVHVENGGRILAAVACQSDIHIINPGDGIVTQSVKTGAGKIQWLCSLPSGNFVAKTGNREFTIMDPSGSHRLCINHDRWDGCLCDVDLSDGSIYVVYRDQNRKVYTVDVVGCDGELEATKVVEYPVSKNKKDVVLPCVVTESGKLVTCNGEFFYVFERP from the coding sequence ATGGCATCGGCTTTCCAGTCTGGATCCTCATCCAAATGCCAAGGTATCGACTGCAGGAGTGGCGATGCTGTTGCCACGTACAGCATCAGAGAACATCAGGAACTGTGCGAGGACTGCGTCTCAAGGAAGGCACAGGATGAACAGGGCCAGGTACTCTCAGACTGGTCCTGCGACAAGCATAGGAAACCTATTGAATTCGTCTGTCGGTCACACGACATTCCTCTCTGCCAGTCTTGTGCTTTCCTATCGCACCAGAAACCATGCATGGTGCACGACCTTGAGGAAGCAGTTCGGGAAAAGAGGTTGAGATTGGAGACACTGTTACCCAGAGTGACTGAGAAGTGCCACGAACTAcaggaaaaagagaagaggatAGTGAAGTATGGTAGCGATATAGATCAGCACTTCAAGAATTTGGAAGATGAAATATCAGAGGCCTTGGGCAAAGAGTCAAAGAACATCGATTCTTGTGAGAGAAATGAGATTGAGACTTTAACAAAGAATGCGGAAGAGCAAATTAGAAAAGTAGAAGAGGAATTGAGGAAGCGAGTGCTAGATAGAAAAGAAGGAGCAGACGTTAAACGTGAGAATATTTGCCATACAAAGCAGAGATTAACTGacaatttgataaaaatgaaagaacgaACACTTTGTAGAGTGCAAAGGATGAAGTTGCAAGTCGATGGAATAAAGGCATCTGTGGAAAATGCTCAATGTCGTCTCGAAAGACTTGTTAAGGATGACAGAGACTTGGTTGGACAAGCAGACACGTTCGAATCATCATTAACAAGTATCCTAGATGCTGATATCAATGTCGACACGTTGGAATACAACCTGAAAAGAGGACAGCAAGTTTACTTCAAACTTGGTGGCGATGTCCATGAAAGTAAAGTTCTGGGTGCTACACAGCGCTGGGAACTGGTTGACAGTGTTTCCATTGGAACGAATCTCACCAAACCATATTTCATTGGAGCGATTGATGACGATGAGATGGTAGTGTCTGATATTTCATGCCGGACGCTCTACGTGACCAACCTAAAAGACAAGACCACAAAGAAAGTCCTAGAACGTTCTGGGGATTACAGGAAAGTAGTTTCTTGTACGTCCATGGGCAAGGGAAATATCCTCTGTGGTAACTTCTGCAAGGATGCAACTGGGAGTTGTTTCAAAGGAGCAAGCCTGTACAGCCGACAATGGGAGTTCATCAGGGATGTAGAACTGCCAAAGAACCCTGAAACAGAGAAGACTTTCGCATCAGTACACGTTGAGAACGGTGGAAGAATTCTAGCCGCGGTGGCTTGCCAATCTGACATTCACATCATTAACCCAGGGGATGGCATCGTCACCCAATCAGTGAAAACCGGGGCTGGGAAAATCCAATGGCTTTGTTCTTTGCCGTCCGGTAACTTCGTCGCAAAGACGGGCAACCGTGAGTTCACCATCATGGATCCCTCTGGGTCGCATCGTCTCTGCATCAATCATGACCGATGGGATGGATGTCTCTGCGATGTGGACCTCTCCGATGGTTCCATCTACGTCGTGTACAGAGACCAGAACCGGAAGGTGTATACCGTAGATGTGGTTGGATGTGATGGCGAACTTGAGGCAACCAAGGTTGTGGAGTATCCAGTGTCTAAGAACAAAAAAGATGTTGTTCTTCCTTGTGTCGTGACCGAATCAGGAAAATTGGTCACATGCAATGGAGAATTCTTTTATGTTTTCGAACGTCCATAA